From the genome of Sediminibacter sp. Hel_I_10:
ATAGGCAAGTATCATAAACAAACAGAGACTTCAAAAAGCGGGATCCCTTTATCTTACTATTTTTATCCTGAAGATTCCTTAAAAGCAGAGCCAACCTATCGGTATTCTAAACAAATGTTTGATGTTTTGGAAGAAGAGATTGGTGTACCTTTTCCTTGGCAAAATTATAAGCAAGTTCCTGTAAAAGATTTTCTGTATTCAGGAATGGAAAACAGCACGCTCACCATTTTTTCAGATAGTTTTGTGGTAGATTCCATTGGATTTAACGATAAAAATTACATTACGGTAAATGCCCATGAGCTCGCTCATCAATGGTTTGGTGATGATGTAACCGCAAGCTCTGGAGAACACCATTGGTTGCAAGAGGGCTTTGCAACGTATTATGCACTTTTAGCTGAGCGTTCTGTTTTTGGAGAAGACCATTATTATTGGCAATTGTTTGAGTATGCACAAGAGTTGATTGCTCAAGAAGAAGCTGGCGAAAGCACTGCCTTGCTCAATCCAAAATCAAGTAGCACCACCTTTTATAAAAAAGGCGCTTGGGCACTTCATATATTGCGGGAGCAGGTAGGCGATTCTGCATTTCAATTGGCAGTAAAACAGTATTTAGAGAAGAACGCTTATGCTAATGTAGAGACTCAAGATTTTATTTCGGAAGTGGAGCAGGCCAGTGGTTTTGATCTCTCACAATTTGAAGCCGATTGGCTTACGGGGATCACACTTCCCGAAGATGCTATGGTTAAAAGTTTAAAAGTTTCCGAATTTATGAGCACCTATTTTGGTGTTAATTGCGAAGTATTTTCTCAAAAATGTAAGGATTATCTTGTGTCTAATATTTCCGATAAGGCAAAAATCAAGGTCATTGCTCAAATGCCAAATCATGTTGAAGCTGAGGTCTTTGCTACTAGTCTGGAAGTGAGACAGGCCATCTCCAGATATGTGCAAACCATCTCTCCAGATCTTAAATCAAAATACGAGACCTTGCTGAATGATAAGTCGTATCTCACCATTGAAAATGCACTTTATAATTTATGGGCCAGCTTCCCAGAAGAGCGTGTAAAGTACTTAGAGAAGACCAAAACCGTCATGGGATTCAACGATAAGAACGTGCGTTTGCTTTGGCTCGCGCTCCACCTAAATACTTTAGAATATCAAACAGATCAAAAACAAGCGGTGTTAGAAGAACTTATTGGGTATTCATTGCCAGATCAACATTTTGAAGCGCGCATGAATGCCTTTAACTATTTGAAATTGTTAGGAGCATGGGATAAACCATCCCTATCAAGTTTAATTGAGGCAAGCCATCACCATGTTTGGCAATTTTCGAAATTTGCTAAAAATCTGATCGCCGAACTTGAAGCGGACCCAAATTTAAAAATGCTTATTTCCGAAGCAAAACTTAAAATCAAATCATAAGATGAGAGCATTAGTGATATCTGGAGGAGGAAGTAAAGGCGCTTTTGCAGGAGGCGTCGCCCAATATTTAGTGGAGAACAAACAAAACCACTACGATATTTTTATAGGCACCTCTACGGGCAGTTTGTTGGTGTCTCACTTGGCCTTAAAAAAAGTCCAGAAAATTAAAGAGGTCTATACCAATGTCGATCAAAACTCCATTTTTAGCGTTTGCCCTTTTATTATTAAAAAGAAAAAAGGCGTCGAGACGATTGGGATCAATCATTTTAATGTGCTTCGGAATATTTTAAAAGGCAGTAAGACCTTTGGAGAAAGTTATAATTTAAAATCGCTAATTAAGGAAACGCTATTACGTGATGAATTTGAAACTTTAAAAGAAAGCGCATTGGATGTTGTGGTAACAGTTTCAAACTTATCTATTAATGAAGTAGAGTATAAGTCTATAAAAGAACTGGATTATGAAGAGTTTTGTGAGTGGGTTTGGATTTCCTGTAATTACACACCATTTATGTCTTTAGTGAAAAAAAATGGTTGCGAGTATGCTGATGGTGGGCTTGGCTCTATGGTTCCCATTGAAGAAGCCATTAAACGTGGTGCCACGGTTGTAGATGCCATTGTTTTGCAAACTGAGGTGACGGTATTTAACCGAATGCCCTCTATAAATGCCTTCTCATTGCTCACCAATATGTTTGCCTTTATGTTGGATAGAATTGAAAACAGCAACATTAGGATTGGGAAATTTGTAGCCACCAATCAAAATGCGATTATTAATTTTTACTACACTCCAACGGTGCTAACCACCAATTCGCTTATTTTCAAAAAAGATAAAATGACACAATGGTGGGAGCGCGGTCTTACTCATGCCAAGCTCAAAAATGAAGAGCATAGCCAGTTGAATGCCGGTACAGAATAATTTTTTGAAATACCCAGAAGTAGCTAAACAGAAACTTGCTCAGCAAACAAAACGTTTCTGTTTTGATAAAATAAACTTAACTCCAAATACTAGAAACTTCGTCTTTTATAAAAGCCAATCCAGCATCTCCTGGAGCACGTTTGTCCATCATATCGGTTAAGATGACTTCACGTAATTTGTCTGCAGACGTTACTTTTTCTGAAATCGTCGATTTCCGAATCATTTGAATGGTTGCATTTTTGGCAGTGACTATAATGCTCCAACAATCATCACTAATATAAATTTGTTGTGCAAGGTTATGCTCAAACTCTTGTTCAATACTCGCAATAAGGAGGCTTTCGTAATCTTCTTTATTGGTTGAGGTTGGAGCTACTCTTACCACTAATTTTGTAGGTTTTGTACGCTCTAAAAATAATGAGAAGCGTTCATAAGCTTGCAACCGCGACGGAAGCGCCTGCTGATGGAGCTCTTTTTTTATTTGAAAATTTCGTCTCTGATTCTCATTATCAGAATATTGCTTAAAGAAGTAGTATGCTACTGCTCCAGTAATTGCTGCTGGGATACAGTAAAATAAGAGGGATAAAATATCGTCTTCCATGACCTGTTATGCTTTTGGGCTGTAAACTTAAATAATTTTCTAGCGAATAGTTAAGAAATTTAGACTTTGTGTCCGCCTAAATGCATGCAATCCTTAAGGTCTTGCATTGATGTAAACGGAACTGGAACTTTATGATAGTGATAGGTATTGCTCAATTCCTTGGATAAATTATGATCATCCACATTTACTTCAATATCATCCATAGTAAATTGGCAAGGATGCTCATAGCCCGCCGCGTGGGTGATTTCGATCAATTCTTTTCTAAAGGTTTTAAAATACTGTGCCAAACGTTCTGATTTTAAGGGTACATCAATACCGTGTTGTAACCATTTGTTTTGAGTAGCAACACCACTTGGGCAACGGTTGGTGTGGCACACTTGCGCCTGGATGCAGCCAATGCTCATCATGGCCTCACGGGCAACATTAATACAATCGGCTCCCATAGCAAAGGCCATAGCAGCTTTGGCAGGAAAGCCAAGTTTCCCGCTGCCAATAAAAACGATATGTTGGGCAAGGCCTTTCTTTTTAAATAATTTGTAGAGGTCTCCAAACCCATAAACCCAAGGTAAAGAAACGTGGTCTGCAAAACTCGGAGGAGCTGCACCGGTACCGCCTTCGCCACCATCTACTGTTATAAAATCTGGTCCTTGGCCCGTTTTGAGCATGTAGTCGGCTAGCTCTTCCCATTGTCCTAGTTTACCAATGGCAGCTTTTACGCCCACTGGTAATCCGGTTTCTCTGGCGATGTCTTCGATGAGCTGTACCATCTCGGGAATTGTTGAAAAAGCCTTATGGTTTGGAGGAGATAATACGGTTTTACCGACTTCAACACCTCTAATTTCAGCAATTTCCTTACTGATTTTCGAACCTGGAAGCACCCCACCTTTCCCTGGCTTTGCACCTTGGGATAACTTCACTTCAATGGCTCTTATAAAAGGATTGTCTTTAACAAGTTGCTTCATTTTTTCCATAGAAAAATTGCCGTCTTCGGTTCTTACTCCAAAATATCCAGTGCCAAAATGAAAAACCACATCACCGCCATTTTTATGATAGGGAGACAATCCACCCTCGCCGGTATTGTGGTAAGCTCCTGCAATTTTAACACCCTTGTTCAAAGATTCAATAGCCTTGGCCGATAAAGAACCGTAACTCATGGCGGAGACGTTGATAACAGATTTTGGACGAAAGGGTTTTTCGCGTTTATGATAAGCGCCAATCACTTTAGCGCAAGGTAAAAATGAGTTGTCTGTTTCGTTTGGGTGGCCTTGCTTCATTTTAAAAGGAAACATGGCATTGTTTACAAATAAATGTTGATGGGCGTAAATATCGCGATCGGTACCAAAACCCTCGTAATTATTTTCGTTTTTTGAAGAGGCATATACCCAACCACGTTCGATACGATTAAAAGGCAACTCTTCTCTATTATTGGCTACAAGATATTGACGCAACTCTGGGCCAATACTCTCCAGGGCATATCGCAAATGTCCCACAATAGGAAAGTTGTGACTAATGGTGTGGGGGCGTTGTAAAACATCCCGTATTGCCACGATTAGCAACACTATGAGAATCCACATCCACCATGATATGTTTGATAAAAAGTCTAAAACCGTATCCATAATTTTTTCTTTGAGCGTAAAGATATTTAAAATAAATTGTTGTCATTAGCCCGAAAGATTATCTTTATAACATGAACAGTAGAACTAAGAAAATAGCACTGATACTGGGAGGTATTGTAGTGCTCATTATAGCGGTTTTTTTTATTGCAGATGATGTTGCGAATCGCAAATTTGAAGCAATGGTTGAAAAATTACCGTCTCATATCAAGTTGCAATACGATGATTTTGACCTCAATATTTTAGGCGGAAATTTGACGCTCGTTAACCCCGTCTTAACCATTAAAGGTGAGACTACGGGAGAAGTCAATGCAAGGGTTGAACTGAAAACTGTTGCAGTAGAAGATTTGAGTTATTGGACGTATTTGGTTCATGATACAATCGCTATTGAAAGTATCCGATTTGTATCGCCAAAAATGACCTACTATCACAATGATCAAATAAGCGAAAGTTCGTATAATACTTCTGCTCAAAAACAGTTCAAAAAAGCAATTCAAGTTCAGAATTTTGAAATTTCCGAGGCAGATATAGAGGTATTTCAATATGGAACAGATTCCTTGATTTTTAAGACAGAAGCCTTGAATCTTAGCTTAGATCAGCTTAAGGTCAATTCAAAGACGATGGCCTCTAAAGTACCAATGGACTTTAAAGCACTATCAATACAAACCAAAAACCTTAAATATCGAGTGAATCCTTACGATGATTTGAGTGTTGGTGCGATTGCTATTACCAAGGAGCATTCTACATTCTCTAACTTGAAATTACAGACAACATATTCTAAAGAAAAGCTATCGACCTTGATTGATAAAGAGCGTGATCATTTTGATTTGGTGATGCCTTCCATAGAATTCCAAGGACAGGATGTTGGGTTTCATCAAGACTCAGTGTTTGATTTCCGAAGTAAAAAAATCATTTTAGACCAACCTAAGTTAGAGGTTTATCGGGATAAATTATTGGCAGATGAGATGTCACAGAAAGCGTTGTACAGTAAAATGTTGCGTAATCTCAAGTTTAACTTAGATATTCAAGAAATCTCAATTAATAAGGGCACTATTGTTTATGAAGAAAAAGTGAAACCAGGCAACTCTGCAGGGCAATTGGATTTTAAGCAATTGGACGCTACTATTACAAACCTAGGAAATACTTATGGTGAAGGGGAGCTTACTAAAATTGATATCAATACCACCTTTATGAAAAGCACACCGCTTGAAATTGATTGGAATTTTGATGTCAACGATGTCAATGACCGCTTTACATTTAAAGCGCGATTAGGCATGCTCCATGCCGAAGACCTTAATGCGTTTATGAAACCTAATCTAAATATCAAATTAGAGGGCGAGTTGATCAAGACCTATTTTACCATTGACGGAAATAATAATAAATCGCACGTAGATTTGAAAACAGATTATGACGAATTTGATATCGTCATTCTTCAAAAGGATGGTAGGGAAAAGAACAAGTTACTTTCTGGCCTCGTTAACTTATTGGTGGCCAAATCTAGTGATCAAAAAGACAGCGATTATCGATATGGTAGTTCTAGCGACATTGAGCGCAATAAAACAAAGTCGATATTTAACTACGTTTGGATCAATGCAAAAAGTGGTCTGCAATCTGCAATGACGGGCTCTGGTAAAAAGAAAGATTAACTACTGTTTAAAACCGTTTATAACTTTAAGCGAATGCTTTTGCATTAAGCTGGGGAGTATTATATTTTTGAAAAGTCTATGGAAAAATACTTAAGTCAGTTAAATGACGCCCAATTGGAACCCACTTTGCAAAAAGATGGTCCCATGATTGTAATTGCAGGAGCAGGTTCTGGTAAAACGAGAGTTTTAACCTTTCGTATTGCTTATTTAATGAGTCAAGGTGTTGATCCCTTCAACATTCTTTCTTTAACCTTTACCAATAAGGCCGCACGAGAGATGAAAGGTAGGATTGCCGAGATTGTTGGAGCCAGTGAGGCAAAAAATTTATGGATGGGCACTTTTCACTCGGTGTTTGCTAAAATCCTTCGTATTGAAGCCGATAAATTGGGCTTTCCAAGCAATTTCACAATTTATGATACGCAAGACTCCGATAAATTGATTGCTGCTATCATAAAGGAAATGGGACTTGAAAAAGAGGTATACAAGACCAAACAAGTACGCTCTAGAATTTCCTCTTATAAAAACAGTTTGATTACTGTTAAAGCGTATTTTCAAAATCCCGAATTGATTGAGGCCGATACCATGGCCAAACGTCCCAAGCTTGGTGAGATATACAAAAATTACGTGGACCGCTGTTTTAAGGCTGGAGCAATGGATTTTGATGATTTACTTTTAAGAACCAATGAGCTTTTGACGCGTTATCCAGATGTGCTCGCCAAGTATCAAGACCGATTTAGATATATTTTGGTAGATGAGTACCAAGATACCAACCATTCTCAGTACTTGATTGTAAGAGCACTGTCAGACCGTTTTCAAAATATATGCGTTGTTGGTGACGATGCGCAAAGTATTTATGCGTTTAGGGGTGCGAATATCAACAATATTTTAAATTTCCAAAGAGATTATGACGACGTTAAGGTATTTCGACTGGAGCAAAATTACCGTTCCACCAAAAATATCGTCAATGCTGCGAACTCGATTATTGATAAGAACCAGACCAAGCTCGATAAAATAGTTTGGACGGCTAATGATGAAGGTCCAAAAATCATC
Proteins encoded in this window:
- a CDS encoding patatin family protein, translated to MRALVISGGGSKGAFAGGVAQYLVENKQNHYDIFIGTSTGSLLVSHLALKKVQKIKEVYTNVDQNSIFSVCPFIIKKKKGVETIGINHFNVLRNILKGSKTFGESYNLKSLIKETLLRDEFETLKESALDVVVTVSNLSINEVEYKSIKELDYEEFCEWVWISCNYTPFMSLVKKNGCEYADGGLGSMVPIEEAIKRGATVVDAIVLQTEVTVFNRMPSINAFSLLTNMFAFMLDRIENSNIRIGKFVATNQNAIINFYYTPTVLTTNSLIFKKDKMTQWWERGLTHAKLKNEEHSQLNAGTE
- a CDS encoding M1 family metallopeptidase; protein product: MKLVFYLLCLLFFFGNVSAQQTERVDFKSIKAYLSFANQDQQVYGALKLTFEILESTDSIYLDAKNFKLTTPVNYIKDDQSLTMLSKVDDQKLWLMHPFKAKQTYVVTFDYSASPSKALYFIEDQIWTQGQGKYTSNWLPSIDDVNDKIEFDLKITYTSGFEVIANGKLMDKIEDGQNTIWSYDMQKPMPSYLVALAIGKYHKQTETSKSGIPLSYYFYPEDSLKAEPTYRYSKQMFDVLEEEIGVPFPWQNYKQVPVKDFLYSGMENSTLTIFSDSFVVDSIGFNDKNYITVNAHELAHQWFGDDVTASSGEHHWLQEGFATYYALLAERSVFGEDHYYWQLFEYAQELIAQEEAGESTALLNPKSSSTTFYKKGAWALHILREQVGDSAFQLAVKQYLEKNAYANVETQDFISEVEQASGFDLSQFEADWLTGITLPEDAMVKSLKVSEFMSTYFGVNCEVFSQKCKDYLVSNISDKAKIKVIAQMPNHVEAEVFATSLEVRQAISRYVQTISPDLKSKYETLLNDKSYLTIENALYNLWASFPEERVKYLEKTKTVMGFNDKNVRLLWLALHLNTLEYQTDQKQAVLEELIGYSLPDQHFEARMNAFNYLKLLGAWDKPSLSSLIEASHHHVWQFSKFAKNLIAELEADPNLKMLISEAKLKIKS
- a CDS encoding FMN-binding glutamate synthase family protein, translating into MDTVLDFLSNISWWMWILIVLLIVAIRDVLQRPHTISHNFPIVGHLRYALESIGPELRQYLVANNREELPFNRIERGWVYASSKNENNYEGFGTDRDIYAHQHLFVNNAMFPFKMKQGHPNETDNSFLPCAKVIGAYHKREKPFRPKSVINVSAMSYGSLSAKAIESLNKGVKIAGAYHNTGEGGLSPYHKNGGDVVFHFGTGYFGVRTEDGNFSMEKMKQLVKDNPFIRAIEVKLSQGAKPGKGGVLPGSKISKEIAEIRGVEVGKTVLSPPNHKAFSTIPEMVQLIEDIARETGLPVGVKAAIGKLGQWEELADYMLKTGQGPDFITVDGGEGGTGAAPPSFADHVSLPWVYGFGDLYKLFKKKGLAQHIVFIGSGKLGFPAKAAMAFAMGADCINVAREAMMSIGCIQAQVCHTNRCPSGVATQNKWLQHGIDVPLKSERLAQYFKTFRKELIEITHAAGYEHPCQFTMDDIEVNVDDHNLSKELSNTYHYHKVPVPFTSMQDLKDCMHLGGHKV